The Cloacibacterium sp. TD35 region ATAAAATCCGGCCGGGATAACTTTTTAAAACCCTTAATTAAAAATTATGAAAAAGTATATCTCACTTTTAAGTATAGCATCTGCATTCCTTATGCAGTCATGTGAAAGATCCGATTCTGATGTAAAAATTACTCAACAAAGGAATCAAAATATGAAAACTTTGAGCCATAAAAAAACTGTTAAAATTGAAGAGACCAATGCTACCGCAACAAGCGAAACAGACACTAAGGATGATGAACCTAAAAGAGACAAACAGCATTGGAGAATTATAAAGGATACCATCTTATAATTTAAAGTAATCTTATTTAAACTTTAAAAGCAAATGGAATGGAAAAGCAAAAAGTAGTTCTAGTCACTGGAAAGAAATGTACTGTTAGTGGAGAATGGGAAGTTGAGGGCACAATTAGTACAGTTGTTTACATCTCAAAAGGAGAAACTATGCCTGCATATTGTGGAAAGAGTGTAAAATGGATTTTAATTAGAAAAGGATAATAAAGCGATGCATCACATAAAAGCAAATTTCAAAGCCTTCATTAGCTATTTTTTTATATTGTTGTTCTGCTATGCAGCAATCAGTAAAATAATGGATTTTGAAAAATTTCAGATTCAGATGAAAGATTCACCATTATTAAGTCCATTTTCAGAACTCCTACCACTTTTTATTATTGCAGTTGAACTTTTTTTGGTAGGATTGTTATGTTATCAGAAAACTCAAAATATAGGACTTTTAGGAAGTTTTATCTTAATGCTCATTTTCACAGTATATATTGGCATAATGCTCGTCACCTCTGAAAATCTTCCTTGTTCTTGTGGTGGAATTTTAGAAAAAATGACTTGGACTCAGCATTTTTATTTCAATATAGGATGTGCTGTTCTTGCTTTTCTTGCTTTAGTCTCTAATAAAAAATACAACAGGCCTGTTGATGGAGATAGAAACCATAGTTAACTGTGGAAGACTCGACTGAACGTTAGTTTTTTTGTTTAACCTTAAAATTAGACCGTCGAAAGCGGTTTAATCATCCGAGAATTTAAATGTATTTATTAACAACCATTTGTTTGAGAATACTAATTCTTAGACAGGTCTCTAAAGTTTTTAAGGGAATCTTTTTTGATGTATAAAAAGACCAGTATCATGAACATACCATCATTTTTAAAAAACAATGTTATAGGTATTGTAACCGTTTTATTTGCCCTCATCCTCATGTCTTTTAGTTTGTGGAAAGAGGACAATGCTTCTATTACTTATTTTTATAACAGCAATGATATTTCGGCAGGAGCTTTTGCTGAACCCTCTCATTGGCAAACCACGAATGCTTCGGCATGTGAAGAAGAAGGAGAAAGACCATGTAGTATTGTGGTCCCTGATGGACAGACCTTGAATGACGTCTTGTCTGGCAAGACCAATTCACAGGTGCTCTCTATGAGTCCGAACCGTAAACCATAGGATTTTATTCGGTGAAATCTTTTTTGATGCATCAAGGATGGCTGGTCTACGACCAGCCATTTTTTCTTTTATATTTTGTTTTTAAATTTTCTCTTTTTCCATGTTTACATCAATCTCTTATCTCGGGTTCTGAGGCATTCCTGTTAGGGCAATGATATCCTCGGGAATCGCGATGGCATAGCGAGGGTCATTAGGAGGCAATGTATAGGTTTGTCCATTTACGGTTCTGGTGAGGGTTATTTGGTCTCCATCTCTATTATATCTTTTGATATCCGCCCAACGGAGACCACGAAACAAAAGTTCTTTTTTTCTTTCTTCTTTTATTATTTGCAAAGCTGCTTCTTTTGTGGTAGAGGTAAAAGGAACAAAAGTTCCTGTTTTCCATCTTGTAATGAGCAGGCTATTGAGCATCTTCATTGCATTAGCAACATCATTGGTTTTGGCATAGGCTTCTGCAGCAATAAGGTATAACTCATCTGTAGTTATAGCAGTTAATTTTCCTGCAGACCCCCCCGTATAATTTCCTTTGAAGGTTACTTCACCGTTTGAGCTTAATCTAAAAAAGACAGCTTTTCTGAGGTCATTGACATGGTAGGACTGGTAAATGCTTACGGGTACTTTTGCCACTGCAAAGCGAACGGGCCCAGAGATGCGCATGGTAGCTCTGAGCAATACTTCTACATTCATGTTCTCTATAGGGTAAGATGCTGAAACATTAAGGTTATTAAAATTTAATAACGAGTTTTGTAAACTTAACGCCTCTAAACTATAGGATAAAGCCTTCTCATCATCTCCCATGAAGAGGTAGGTTCTTGCCAAAAACCCTAGTGCTGTAATTTTTGAAGGTCTGGTAGCCGCCACTTGTTTTACGGGAAGAAGCTTTACTGCTTCGTGCAGGTCTTTTAAAATTTGATCATAGGTCTGCTTTACCGAAGATCTGACGGAGGGGATGTTCATATCAGGATTAAGGCGAAGGGGCAAACCTAAGTCTTTGTCTGCTGTGGTTTTATTATAAGCAAGACACCAAATTTGAGCCGCGTCGAGATAACGAATTGCTCTTAATACTAAAGCCTGACCTCTCACATTCTCCGCACCCGCAATAGCATAGGTTTCTAAATTATTCAGTACAGCATTTGAAATATAGATACCACTGTAGGCATAAGCCCAATCATTCCCTACTCCCTGATTGGTAGAAACATTATCTTCTTGCCAAGTGTAGAGTCTTTTATCTTCTTGATATTCCATGGCGTTAAAATCCGCATCTGATAAATACATTTCGTCACTGGATGCCATTCCGCTAGAAGCAAAATTGGACAGCACATCCGTCAAACGGTCTAATAATGCCTGATTGTCTTCTAAGGTCATGGGAACAGCTAGATTGGAGTCTGACTTTTCCTCCAAAAAACGGTTACAACCCGTTAACAACATTACTGCTAACAAAAGCTTTGTTAATTTTATTATTGATTGTTTCATTTTATATTTTTTAGTTGTGAAATTATACGATTAGAAATTGGCACGTAGCCCAATGGAATATACTGGAGGAGATTTTAGTCCAGAGCTCTCGAAATTAAAATCTGGGTCTATACCACTTTTATTGGCTTTCCAGAGTATTCCTAGGTTGCTAATATTCATGAATATATTCAGATTTTCAAACACTTTTGATTTTCCTGAGCCTTGGTCTACCTGATAATTGAAGTTTATATATTGCAGGCGGATATGGTCTGCTTTTTCTACAAGCACACTTGAGCCATTGTAAAAAGCATCTCTATTGGAATTGCTCAAAAAGGTATTAGAAGGAACGTTGGTAAAAGTTTCATCTCCTGGCTTTTGCCATCTGTAGGCAAAATCGCTGTGTCCTAACCAACTGGTGTATAAACGAGTATAGTTTATAGAACTTCTTCTGAAGTAATAGCCGAGTTTATAACTCAATCCTATATCTAGACTCAATTTTTTGTAGTTCCATGAATTGATGAAAGAACCATATACAGTGGGAATTGCTGAACCAAAGTATTGCAAGTCATTTACTTTAGTTCCTGCTCCTACTAATAAAGCATAATCTTTGCTCACTGTTCCATTTATAATCCCCATGGGGTCCCCAGTATTAGGGTCTAGACCTGCCCATTTATAGGCAAATATAGAATAGACGGGTTTACCTACTACCCCACCAATGGGAACAGCGCTTCCGTTGCCTATAAACTGACTTGCTAAAGCATCTGCTAAGTAATATTGAGTTACCTTGTCGTGATAGGTACTGAAGTTCACTATGGTATTCCACTTTACCGTTTTATCTATGTTGAGCGTATTAAGTGATATATCTAAACCATTTCCTTTCATTTCTGCAACATTTGAAAGCATGTAGCCTATACCTGTAGTATAATCCATCTGTGCATTGCCAAAGAGATTGCTTCCTTTTTTGGTAAAGTATTCGATAGTACCAGAAATTCTATTATTTCGGGAAGAAAAATCCAAGGCTAGATTGATCATTCTAGAGGTTTCCCAACGGAGCTGAGGGTTGTAATAATTATCAAACCTTGCGGTAGATGTTCCTGTGTATCTAGAATTGTCTATATCATACGCAATGGTACTTACTGCTACCATAGAAGGGTCTATATTTCCGTTGAATCCATAAGAACCCCTAAGTTTTAGATTTGGGAGCCCCTCTATTTTATAAAAATTCTCTTTGGAGATTTCCCACAGTCCCCCTACCGACCAGAAGGGATTCCATTGGTTATTGGTGGTAAGTCCGAAAAGGTTGCTAGCATCTCTTCTGATACTTCCTGAAAGGGTATATTTGCTATTAAAGGTATAAGCAGCATTGGCAAAAAGAGAGACAAAACGAGTGGTTCGTTTCCCCTGAGATTGCAGTCTCTGTATAAATTCTGTTCCCCCGCTCGGAAGTAAAGGATATTGGTGGGTATAGTCTATCCCTGTTGAAAACATTCTGTTTTCATCATATCCGTAGGCGCGGTTAGCGCTATATGTTCTTACGGCATCACGACTTTCTGCCCCTGCGATTGTGGAGAGCTGATGCTTATCCCATTTACCCGAGTAGCTCAGTTGCCCTCTGAGATTATTGATGACCGTTACCCCATTTGAAATGTCTATTATCCCACCTTTTGGAACTATGAAAGTAACATTACCATTGGTCTCCAGCTGTGCAAATCTATTGATATAATTGCGTGCATAGTAACTTTCTGCGGTATGAAGATTGGTGGAGTTGTCATTCTGACGTTGATACTGGTATTTAATATCTGCTTCTAGTCCTTTTACAATTTTATAATTAACACTGGTGTTAATCATCACTTCAGAAACTTTTGTTTTTATTTGGTTAAATTTCCAATCGGTTAGAGGATAGTAATTCCAGTCGAGGAGTTTACCTGCTCCGAAGCTTTCTTTGTAGTTTTGGTCATAGTCTTTCACTACTACTAAGGGATTCCCGTAATCATCTGCCAATTGCATATAAGGAACAAAGGCATTTCTGCCCATTATGACTGCTCCATAAGCGGTTCTACCGTTCTGTGTAGCACTTTCTGTGTAGTATATTCCGCTTGATATTTGAAGTTTCTTAAGTGGCTTCCAGACATTTTGGAAACGGAGATTGGTTCTGTTGTATTTCTCGCCAAGGTTACCCGAATTATCATCATACCCGAATGAGGAAGTCCATGAGAAGTCTGGTGCACCACCTGTGAGCCCTAGATAATATTGTCTTTTTTCTGAGGGCATATACATGTATCTACTGAACTGTTCTTTCGCATTGATATTCTTAAGTTGCTCCAACTGAAAGTTGGCTTCTTCTGAAGAAATGAGTCCGTTTCTTGCTTTGTTTAATAGATTGACTACGGGGGATAAAACCGGATGCGAAGAGGAATTGATATCACTGTTGTAAAATCCTCTATTGAATAGTTCTCTTTCTACTTCAATAAAGTCTGCAGATGATATGGTTTTAAGATAATCGAAATCAGGTTTTGGGCTGTAGCTGGTATTCATTGTGAATTCCATTTTTATGGGCTGTTTGAATTTCCCAGTTTTGGTGGTAATAACGATTACACCGTTGGCTGCTCTTGCTCCCCAGATGCTTGCTGCGGCTGCATCTTTCAGTACGGTAATGCTTTCTACCATGTTGGGGTTGATATTGCTGATGTCTCCCTCATACGGAAAATCATCTACCACGATTAAAGGAGCGGTAGGCCCTTTGATGGTACTGAGCCCACGCACCATCAACTTAGGAGTTCCAGAGCTTCCTCGTTCTAAAATCATCCCACTCGCTACATTGGGCAGGCGGTCTAGAATGTTAGTGCTCACTTGTTGGTTCAAAAGTTTTTCATTGGCTAAGGTAAAGGAACCTGTGGCTCTTTCTTTAGGAATCTTCTGATAACCTGTTGATAAGTTGACTTCCTGAATTTCTTTGACCTTGTAAGTCATTACTATTTTCAAGGGAGATTTGAGTGGTAGGCTCAGTTCAAAAGTTTGAGTCTCGTACCCGCTATGGGAAACCGTTAGCGTGAGTTTTTTTTCCAAAATTTGGAAATCAAAAAGGCCGTTTTGGTCTGTGAGCACTGCTGTTTTGGTTTTGGTTGTGGTGATAACCGCTCCTTTTAGCGGAAGGGAATTTTCTTCTGTTATCACCTGTCCTAAAAGTCTGTTTTGTGCCATCATCTGTAGTGAACAGCACAAGAGTAAGGTGCCATAAAGTTTTTTCATAATCAAAATGTTTGGGTTTGAATTTTCATTGTTGTTGTAAAAAGATGACCTAGATAGAGGCCACTATGTTTACTTGTCTTTGATGATGAGCATATCTAGTTCCTGTTCCTCTTCTACCAAGTCTACATCATAGAGTAAAAGTTCTTTTCTGAGTGCGTTTAAATCCTCTATTTTTCCCATTTTCAAATCAATATTTGTTTTGTACCCTGTTTGGTCTACAATAGGATATGGAATAAAGGGCAAAGCATTTAGGTTATTGACCAACGCATATACAGAGGTATTCTGCAGGTCTGTTTTGGATACAGAAAATGAAAAGCGTGTGGTAGTGCTTTTGGTTTTGAGTTTATCCTGCGTAGAGGTTCTTTTCAGCACCAAACATTTTACTTTTCTTTTTTCTATGTCTGCGCTGTAGTCTGTGAACTGGCTCAGATTCTTTAGCATTAAAGGGTATAATGAATCTGCTTCTGATAGAGGAACAATGAATTCATAACTGTAGAGATTTGCTTCTACGATGTTTCCTTGTTCATCTTTAGGATTTTCTAGGGGCTTTGGATCTTTGACTTCTATGATTATTCGTTTTTCATTAAAGGCACGTTTTTGTTTCTGAAATATTTCATCTGTAATGGCAGAAAAAATCTCTAAGAGCGATAAATTGGTAAACTGTCTGCCATAGGCGGTTTGCCCAGAGCGGTGAAAGCCAGAGCCAAATCCCATTCCTCTTATTCTGCCTTTGGCTAAGAATGAATAAGAGAGCATGGAAATTCCTTTTTCTTGGTCAAAATCTTCTGAGAGCATTAGTGGCCTCTCTCTACCTCTTTGCACTACGGTTTGCAAAGAAGAGCTCTCCCCTCCTAATAGTTCTTTTATGGTTTTTTCTGTGACCTGAGCTCCATCGGTAGTATTGAGTAGTTTACCGTCTTTGATCCATGCGATATAGGGCACGCCTCTATGTGGGAACAGCTGATGGAAAATTTTATCTCCTGCTACTGAAACCACTTGTTTATAGCGCTGACCGTTTTTAGTGGCAAAGAATTTTTCTAGGGTTGGACGGTCTTGGTTGCTTACTGGAATGATTTTTATTTTGTCGCCAAATTGTTTTTGGAGTTCTTCCATTTTCGGAAAGTTTGCCAAGCAGCTGCTGCACCATGTGTTCCAAAAGTCAAGAAGAATGAGCTTGTCTTTATCCTGATTAAGGGTCATGGTTTTCTGTGGATGATTGACTATTTGTAAGGGAGTAGACCATATACTTTCTGGAAGCGCTTCTCCTATGGTAAGTGATTTATTCTGGGCTAAACCCGTGGTGAAAGCCAGAAAGGTTAAAAATAGGGACAAGAAAGCCCTGCAAAAAATATTTTTCATATTTTTGAATAGGTTTTTAATTAAGTTTAAAGACTGTAAATGCTCTTTCTGCGTGGTCGCCAAACTTTTGCGGAAAGGGCTTTTTTTAATTGAGTTTTTCTATGGTTTGTGGTTTTGTGGGCTGTCTGTTTCTTGGTTTTTAGGTTTTAGTTAACCTCTAAGAGAGGAAGAATACCAAAGGATAGCCTCCCTCTGCAAAGTGGTCTGGATTTAATATGAATGATGAAATGTCCCGTGAAAGCTAAAAAGCCGCAATGGTGCGCTGCCATTGTATCCGTCAATTTGATACTGTATTTTGAAAAGCAGCTTAGAAAAATGTAGATGATGCGGACGGCATAAAAGAAAACGGCATGGGACTCTACATTATCCGATTCGGGGTACTGGTATACCTTACATGCAGATAAGAGAGCCCACGCCTAGGTCGTGAGCTTTTTACTTATCCTCTCGCATGTTAAAAATTACCAGTTTTCGAATCGAGATTCTAAGCAATAGCTTCTAATATTTCGTTGAAGTATCGCAAAGTTACATTTTATATAACTTATTTGACAAATATAATAAAATTTTCCAACCTGTGACAAATATGTCAATGAAATCTTTGACAAATATGTCACTTTTATTTAATGAAATACATTGAAGACAAATATTTTATTGCATTAGCTAATCATATACAAGAAATACTTAAAGATAAAAATATTGATATAGCTGATTTAGCAGCTGCAGCTAATCTAGATAGAAGACAGATATATAGATTGTTAAATAAAGAGAATATCCCAAAATTATCAACATTAATACGTATATCTTTAGCTGCAGGAATTGAACCACAAGAACTTTTCGCTTTAAAATTTGACTTTGAAAATTATATGAGCGAAAATAATATACTCAAGGTTTCCAAAAAGAAAAAATAATCCCAAAGAGAGTTGGGACTTTTTGTTTGTAAACACTTGAAATAATTATTTTAAAAGAAATTAGATTTGTACAACAACGACCAATATTAGCTACTGTTTTTTATTTATAGCGATTATCAACTTTTTTTTCGCTTGTTTTCCGAAATGGGAAATCATCAGTTAATAGTTTTTCTAATTCTTCATCAAAACTCCAAACTTCATCTGCATACTGCCAAAAAAATTCATAATGTTCAGTCTTATCTTTATATACAACAACTCCAACGCATTTTGTAGCTTTCATGTTATATTTATGAGCCATTGTAAAATTATGTAATGCCGTCATTGCATGTTGTGATTTACTTGAATGTAACGGAATAAATACAAAAGCACAATCTGTCCTTTTTGTATAAATGCGATAAGGAATTATTACTTCAAAATTTTCACATTTTTCAATTGATAGTGATATTCTTTTTTTAAATTCGGTTAATTCAGTTCTGTTCAATTTTGCTATTTCTTTAATTATTGGATAATACTCAGTTTGGTGAGAAATCAATTTTATACTTTTATTAAAATTTTCAATAATTAGTGAAACATCAAATTCCGATTTCCTCTCATATTGATCTGTCAAATTCGATATATATTCTGAATTAAAATGATCTGCATTTGGTGTTTCAAAAAAATGTCCCAAAAGATATTGTTCGGGTAAATTATTAATCATTTTTTCGTTGTAATAATAAAAATCTTCCCTAAAATCTAAATATTCGAGTATTTCGACAGGAGTTATTAAATATTTGCAAATCCAATAATAATCTTCTGAATGAAAGAGATGAATTAAACCAATCTCAGTGCTATTATAAAACTTGAGTCTTCTTAAATCTTCTGGAAAATCATCATTTGGATGAAAAATTATTATTTTTTTTATATCAGAATTTTCACGAGCTTCTTTTATATTAAGTTTGTGCCCCTTTTCATTTTCAACTATTATTTCAGAAAATTCATCAAAATATTTTAAAGTATTTTTGATTTGTTTGACTGCTTTATTTTTAACCTTATTTTTATACCAAGACTCATTATTAATTGAGTTTTTTTCCATTTCCTTTATTTGATAAATAAATAAAATATCATCTAACCAGACAATATTATCAGCTAATTCTAATTCTTTATTTGTTATGGCATCTTTAAAATCATTATTGCTAAATGAAAATTCTTTAAAAAAAACATTTGAGTTTATTTCAGAAATTATATTTTCGGAATTAGTTTTAGGCATAATCTTGTATAAAATTAACGTTAAATCAAATATTTATGCAATATGAAACTAAATTATTGATTACTTAAAAACTATTCATTTTAAACAATTAAAAGTAATTAATTGGCTATCATTTGAGTTTTTGTTTATAAGTTTTTATCAAATTTAAATAAAAAAATAATATGAAATTAGAGGAACCATTTTTTAAATGAGGATTTGGGAGGTTAGTTTTCTGAACTAGTTAGAGGACCGTCAGCTTATGGAAAGCCATCTTATAGAGCCCTCTTCCTCCTCCCCCTATCAAAGGAGGAAAAAATTAGAATAAAAACTTCGAATTCTGAAGAATTCCAAGGGTGAGAAGTTGAAATTTATGTTTTTTTGAAGATTATTTTAGAAATATGAAAGTTGTTTGAAAAGTTACTAGTGTTTATGAGATCCTTTTCAAAGAAAGTAATCACTTCCATTACAACCTTGTAAGAACCAAGAATTTTCCTTTAGGCATGCATACATTATTGTTTGCCAATCAAGTACACCTACACTATTTAAACAACTATTATAAGTATCTTCAATTTGCTCTATTAATTGTATATTATCCCTATTTAATAGTTGTTTAAAATAAAATTGTCTAGTTCGCAATTCTCGGTTTGCTTCATTAGAAAATAGCTCGTTAATATTATATGTTTTAAAATGATTTACAGAACGGTTAAATTTATTATCATTCCAATGTGGTAATCTTTCTACTCTAAATTGAAAACTTAAAGGTTCTGTACACATCAATTCAGCTTTAATCCATGATTCATTTTCAATATTATCAAAGTAAGGGTGATAAGTTTGGGTATCATTATCTATTGGGTAGCTTATCTTTTTATCTGTATTGCAATCTCTACAACAAGGAACTAAATTACTAGGAACCACAGATAAATAAGGATACTCACTTTTTGGTAAAAAATGATCAACTGTCTTCACATTTTTTATTGTGCAATAAGGACAAATATTATTTGGGGCTGAAAGTAAAAGTGTATCATAAAATTTTCTAGCATTTTCTTTATTAAGCATTCTATATTTGTAGTATCTTATAAGGTCTCCTTTAGATAATGTAATAATATTTGGAATACCTCTTGGCATCTCAAATAGTGTATTATCTTGTACTTTTGAAATATATTGACCTTCAAGAAAAACTAGACTTGCTCTATTTGCAGTTATTTGGCCTTGAACATTACTTTGCGGATTATCACTAAAAAAAATATCTAGAATATCATTAATATTTTCTAGAGGCCTATTTATACTTTTCATTTATTTGTTTGTCAAAAAAAAGACTTCTTAAAATAGATTTCCCTTCTATCCCTAATTTACCATTAATACTACTCAAAGCTGATTCATAAGTAAAATTATCTTTCACAATTTCCTTAAGTAATTTATAAAACCCAGACTCTGTTACCTCTAATCCGAAGATTTCATTTGTTAATATCCCGATATTTTCACCAAACGTCTCCAGATTTGGCTTTTCAAATTTTGAAATATATCCCATCCGAGAAAGTTTGTATACGCATGAACTGGGTACCTCTTGCAATACAATAGGAGAATGACTTGTCATAATACATACTGCATTTCTATTTATAAGTAATTTTGAAATTGCTCTTATAAATGATGATAATAGCGGTGGGTGTAAATGAGTCTCAGGCTCATCAAAAAATATTAAGCTCTTCTCTTGAAGTAATTCTACAAGTTTAGTTATTGTTAGCAGTATAATTTTATGTCCTGAACTTAATTTTTTAAATTTTTGCTCTAATTTTTCCTTACTATTAGCATTATATGATTTCTCAATATATTCTATAAAATTTTCACTTTTGAAGAGAGAGTCACTTTCAAGTTCCCTAATTATAGTTTTCCATCTTCCAAATTTTTGAGAGCTTATTATAAGTCCAATGCTTGACGTGAAGTCATCAGCAAAATCATTCAATGTATTGTCACTTTTTGAATTATTATTTTTAAGTCCTATATAATGATATTTTATATTTGGATTTTCATTTTTTTGATGGAAACCATATTCGTCAAATGCACTGAATGTCACACAAATTAAATTAGAGAAGGTATCATTTTCATACTGCGTATTGAATATAAATTCACCAACACTATTATGCTTATTTAAGACACTATCAATCATTCCATTTAATAAATAAGACTTCCCCACACCATTACTTCCTATTATCACTTGAATATTTGATGGTGGATATTCATTAGCAAAAACACTGAATTTTATTTTATTTTCTTTCTCATTTGATAGTAAATATTCAAAACTATAATTAGTAAGTCTTGCTCCACCATGAGCAATTCTGTTAAATTGGTTTATTACAGTCTTATAAGAAATATCACGCAGTAATGAATATTTGGTTACTTCTTCATCAATAACTTCATTTAATAAGCTTGTATCAAAAGCAACATCATTTAAACCTTTGAGTACAAAGTCTCTTACTTCATCAGATATTCCCCCAAGAGTTTCATAATATGAATCTTCTGTACCAAGAGAAAAAAAAATATCATCAAGTTTTTCAAAAACATCACCAATTTTTAATAATTTTTCATCTGGACCTTCTTTCTGCCCCCTATGAGCTATTCTTACTGCACCAATTTCACAATCAATTCCTTCTGAATTAACATAATTTATTCCAAATAATGTATAGTATGAAAAATCATTCCAATTATCCCAAATTAGTAAAATGGTATTTTTAGTTTCCGGAGGAAAATCTCCAAATTTATTTGTAACTAGAAATTTGTAATCAATCATTTATTATAAATTTTCACTTTTCTAATTTATTGCACCTTTCTATCAATTATTTAAGCTAATTTTTGGGTGGTTGTTAACATTACTTTCAATTTCGTCCTAACTTTATTATAAAGCATTTACTAAATTAAGAAAAAAAGAAATATAAATGGATTATGTGTATTAGAATTACTAAATTTACTACTTAAGCTCTTTTACTCAAATCTTAGTTATGAAAAATTTATATAACGTTTTATAGCGCTTAATTGGTTTTCTTTTAATTCATAAATTGATTTTTTTACAACAATTTCTTCTTCTGAAATGAACAAAATATATTCATCTAAGACTTCAATATCTTCAAATGTTAAACCATATCTAAGCATCAGAATATGTCTTTCATTTTCGGTTCCATATTTAATAAATTTTGAAAGTTTAATGGCTCTTAGATCATTGGTTTTCTCATAGTATTTGATTAGGCTAGCATAAAAAACATCAATAAGTTTAAACCCTATCAATTTATCAA contains the following coding sequences:
- a CDS encoding AAA family ATPase yields the protein MIDYKFLVTNKFGDFPPETKNTILLIWDNWNDFSYYTLFGINYVNSEGIDCEIGAVRIAHRGQKEGPDEKLLKIGDVFEKLDDIFFSLGTEDSYYETLGGISDEVRDFVLKGLNDVAFDTSLLNEVIDEEVTKYSLLRDISYKTVINQFNRIAHGGARLTNYSFEYLLSNEKENKIKFSVFANEYPPSNIQVIIGSNGVGKSYLLNGMIDSVLNKHNSVGEFIFNTQYENDTFSNLICVTFSAFDEYGFHQKNENPNIKYHYIGLKNNNSKSDNTLNDFADDFTSSIGLIISSQKFGRWKTIIRELESDSLFKSENFIEYIEKSYNANSKEKLEQKFKKLSSGHKIILLTITKLVELLQEKSLIFFDEPETHLHPPLLSSFIRAISKLLINRNAVCIMTSHSPIVLQEVPSSCVYKLSRMGYISKFEKPNLETFGENIGILTNEIFGLEVTESGFYKLLKEIVKDNFTYESALSSINGKLGIEGKSILRSLFFDKQINEKYK